GCGCTTCAAGGGAAGGCAAAAGATCCCCGCTTTGCGGCGCTGACCAACCTCTGCCAGCAACTCTTGGCCTCGAACGAGTTCCTCTATGTCGATTAACACCATCCCCACAACGCGCCGCGGGTTCTTGTCGCAAACGGCCGGCGGGGTCGGGTTCTTCGCGCTCGCGCACCTGCTCCAGCGCGAGGGCCTACTCGGGGCCGACGGGCCGAGCAAGCCCGGCGAGAATCCCCCCGCGAGCCTCGCACCGCAAAAGCCGCACTTCGCGCCGAAAGCGAAGGCGATGATCTCGCTGTTCATGCACGGCGGGCCGTCGCACGTCGACCTGTTCGACCCGAAGCCCGAACTCACGAAGCACAGCGGGACCGAGTATAGAGGTGACGTTCACTACAGCTTTGTGAACCGCGCGAGCAAAAAGCTGTTCGGCAGCCCGTGGAAGTTCGCGAAGCACGGCAAGTGCGGCACCGAGGTATCGGAACTGCTGTCGCACACGGCCGGGATCGTGGACGACATCACCGTGATCCGGTCGATGCACACCGGGTTCAACGGGCACGAAGTCTCGATCCGGTACTTCCACGGCGGAATCGCGGGGGTGACGGGCCGCCCGACGATGGGCAGTTGGATCGTATACGGTCTGGGCACCGAGGCGCAGAACCTCCCGGCGTACATGGTGCTTTCCGATCCGGGTGGCGCGCCGGTGGACGCGACGCACAACTGGGACTGCGGGTTCCTCCCCCCTCTGTATCAGGGTACGGTGCTGCGGCCCCAGGAGCCGCGCATCCTCAACCTCGACCCGCCGCCGGACGCCGCGGGCGACGTTCAGCGCCAGAACCTCGACCTGCTCGCCGAACTCAACAAGCGCCACCTCGCGACCCGGCCCGGCGAGGCCGACCTGGAAGCACGCATCGCCAGTTACGAACTCGCCGCCTCGATGCAAACGGCCGCGAAAGAAGCACTGGACGTGTCGCGCGAACCGGCCCGCGTGCGCAGCATGTACGGCCTCGACCGGGCGGAGACGCGCGAGTACGGCACGCGCTGCCTGATCGCCCGGCGGCTGGTGGAGCGCGGGGTGCGGTTCGTGCAGATATTCCTCGGTGGCCAGCCGTGGGACACGCACAACGGCATCCGCACCGGGTTGCCCGCGATCTGCACGCGGACCGATCAACCGGCTGCCGCGCTCGTGAAAGACCTGAAGCAGCGCGGGTTGCTCGATTCGACGATCGTCCACTGGGGCGGCGAGATCGGCCGGCTCCCGGTGTGTGAGGGCGAGTTGGACGCCAACGCGGGCCGCGACCACAACGGCCAGGGCTTTACCTGTTGGCTGGCCGGCGGAGGGATTAAGGCCGGTATGACCTACGGCGCCACGGACGAGGTGGGCCACAAGGCGGCCGAGAACGTGGTGACACCGAACGACTTCCAGGCGACGCTCCTGCACCTGCTCGGTCTCGATCACACGAAACTCGTGTACCACCACGGCGGGAAGGCGCAGCGCCTGACCGACGGGCGCCCGGCCCGCGTCGTGAAAGAGATTCTCGCCTGAGTGCCGGGGGTGGCTACTTCCCCAGCGCGTGAATCGTGTTGTGGATCGTGCCCGTAACCGCCCGCCCGTCCGTGCCTTTCACGCGATACTTGATCTCCATGCCCCACGTTGGGGCGATGTCGGGGATGTCGAGGTGAACCGTTTTCCCGTCCGGGGAGACGGTCGCCTTTGAGATCGTAAGCGGTTTCTCGTCGACGTGTTTGGAGCCGTACTGCTGGCTCCGCTTCAGCCCCCACACCTTCACTGCGTAGTTCTTCGCGTCCACCGCGCTCTTTGCGTCGAGCGCGTCGGTGAACGTGAGTTCGACGCCGCCCGACTTGGCCTTCAAGCCGATGGGCAGGTCGGCCTGCTTTCCAGTGTAGCGGACGCGGTAGAACCCGCCCGGCTGCGTCTGGTTCCCCGCCCACGCGAACATCCCGCAGACGTAGAGGTGCCCGTCGGTCGGGTGGAACCGGGGCCGCATGATCCCGGTGGGGGACATCGGGAGCGGGAGCGCACACATCCCGCCCTGAGCCTGCCCGTTGATGGTCTCGTGCGGCACGACGAAGATCTTCCCGTTCCCGTAAGAGGTATTCAGCAGCGCGCCCTTCAACGGTCCCCATGTGTTGGATGGCACCCAGATCAGCTCCGCGGGCGAGCGGTCGAACTCGTTGGTGATCCAGCACAGCGGTTGCTTCATCGCGGAGTCGGACGTGTCGGTGACGTCGGTGTAGCCCCACATGTTGCCGTAGAACCCGCCCTTCGTGACGAGGTTGATGCGGTTCTTCGGGGTCCAGAACCCTTCCTGATCGGTCACGAAGAACGTCCCGTCCGGGTTGAGGCACACGCCGTTCGCGGCGCGGAATCCGGTCGCGAGGATTTCTGTTTTCGCGCCGTCCTTGCTCACCTTCAGCAGCGTGCCGTGGTGTGGGACGAGCGCCGGGAGCGCGTGCCGGCCGCTTTTCGCGTAGTAGAAGTTTCCTTCGGCGTCGGTCTGGAGCCCCATCGCGAACTCGTGGAAGTGCTCCGTGACCTGGTGATCGCTATTGAAGCACTCGTAGAAGTCCGTTTCGCCGTCGCCGTTGAGGTCGTGCAGCTTCACGATCTGGTCGCGGCAACACACGAAGATGGCCCCGTCGCGGATCTTTAGCCCGAGCGGTTGGAACAGCCCGGACGCGATCCGCTGCCACGTCAACCCATTTGCGAACTTGTCCAGCCCGGATACAAGCCACACGTCGCCGTCCCACGAGCAGACGACGAGTCGCGTACCGTCCGGGGTGAAGTCGAACCCGGTGAGTCGGAGCTGCGCGTTCCACGGGTTCCGGTTCGGCAAACTGAATGTATCGACGGCAAACGGTCCGTCGTCTTTGCCGACCGTGACGGGGGCTTTGAGCACATCGGGCCAGTGCTTCGGGCCACCGTGCGTAAGTGGTTCGAGCGCACGCGGAGCGGGCGAGTTCTTGGCGAACGCCTTCAGTGCGGCGGGATCTCCCTTCGTGATAAGTACCTTCACGCGGACCGGCGTGGCTGCAGCAGGGACGCGGAGCACGGTGGACCCGTCGCGCTCTTCGAGAGTGACACGGTCGTTACCGATCACTGCCGCTGCTATGCGAGTCGGCGCAATACGCGCGAGCAACTCGCGCGACGATTTCCCGATTTCGAGCGTTCGGGTGAAGACAACGTCTGTCGGTTTCTTCGGATCGAGTTCCGCACCGGACAGTTCCAGCACCGGAGCGTCTCCCACGGTGTAGGAGACGATGGTCTGGTCGCCGTAGTGATACACCCCGC
This region of Gemmata massiliana genomic DNA includes:
- a CDS encoding DUF6797 domain-containing protein → MLVRTLHAVLLVGFSAPARAADPPPLQQQLTQEQIGALAKSARERGDAGRGAALFFQQFLTCAKCHDSEAGTTLGPDIAKAGKEATAEYLIESVLVPSKVLKKGYETIVVTTKDDRTITGLVTAETPDALTLTDPTANGKQVTVPKAEIEKRTTSTKSLMPEGLVNLLSDRQQFLDLAKYLIEVAEGGPPRAKELRPAVTALVIPEYEKDIDHAGLIRGWDDKTLRRGEAIYARVCANCHGTKDQPGSLPTSPKFAAYVFKNGSDPYSLYQTLTRGYGLMAPQTWMVPRQKYDLIHYLREAYLKPHNPTQYAKVDAAYLTALPKGTTHGPAAVTVEPWVTMDYGPSLMNTYEVGGTGPNIAYKGIAVRLDIGTGGVSRGKRWALFDHDLMRFAAAWTGEGFIDWNGIHFNGLHQIHPKLTGEVRIANSVGPGWAEPTTGSFKDPRPLGRDKRPYGPLPKEWAKFRGVYHYGDQTIVSYTVGDAPVLELSGAELDPKKPTDVVFTRTLEIGKSSRELLARIAPTRIAAAVIGNDRVTLEERDGSTVLRVPAAATPVRVKVLITKGDPAALKAFAKNSPAPRALEPLTHGGPKHWPDVLKAPVTVGKDDGPFAVDTFSLPNRNPWNAQLRLTGFDFTPDGTRLVVCSWDGDVWLVSGLDKFANGLTWQRIASGLFQPLGLKIRDGAIFVCCRDQIVKLHDLNGDGETDFYECFNSDHQVTEHFHEFAMGLQTDAEGNFYYAKSGRHALPALVPHHGTLLKVSKDGAKTEILATGFRAANGVCLNPDGTFFVTDQEGFWTPKNRINLVTKGGFYGNMWGYTDVTDTSDSAMKQPLCWITNEFDRSPAELIWVPSNTWGPLKGALLNTSYGNGKIFVVPHETINGQAQGGMCALPLPMSPTGIMRPRFHPTDGHLYVCGMFAWAGNQTQPGGFYRVRYTGKQADLPIGLKAKSGGVELTFTDALDAKSAVDAKNYAVKVWGLKRSQQYGSKHVDEKPLTISKATVSPDGKTVHLDIPDIAPTWGMEIKYRVKGTDGRAVTGTIHNTIHALGK
- a CDS encoding DUF1501 domain-containing protein; this encodes MSINTIPTTRRGFLSQTAGGVGFFALAHLLQREGLLGADGPSKPGENPPASLAPQKPHFAPKAKAMISLFMHGGPSHVDLFDPKPELTKHSGTEYRGDVHYSFVNRASKKLFGSPWKFAKHGKCGTEVSELLSHTAGIVDDITVIRSMHTGFNGHEVSIRYFHGGIAGVTGRPTMGSWIVYGLGTEAQNLPAYMVLSDPGGAPVDATHNWDCGFLPPLYQGTVLRPQEPRILNLDPPPDAAGDVQRQNLDLLAELNKRHLATRPGEADLEARIASYELAASMQTAAKEALDVSREPARVRSMYGLDRAETREYGTRCLIARRLVERGVRFVQIFLGGQPWDTHNGIRTGLPAICTRTDQPAAALVKDLKQRGLLDSTIVHWGGEIGRLPVCEGELDANAGRDHNGQGFTCWLAGGGIKAGMTYGATDEVGHKAAENVVTPNDFQATLLHLLGLDHTKLVYHHGGKAQRLTDGRPARVVKEILA